From a region of the Panulirus ornatus isolate Po-2019 chromosome 34, ASM3632096v1, whole genome shotgun sequence genome:
- the LOC139759942 gene encoding small integral membrane protein 12-A → MWPLVISMLRTYAPYVTLPAAAVIGFIGYNIEKHFRTPPPSRPSVEDQRNERLLKEMLESEAVAPAPLSEKNFVPKTIFEKNVSPSLVKDE, encoded by the exons ATGTGGCCTTTGGTGATTAGTATGCTGAGGACATATGCTCCATATGTCACACTTCCTGCAGCTGCTGTAATTGGATTTATTGG ATACAATATAGAAAAACACTTccgcactcctcctccaagtcgtCCTTCTGTTGAGGATCAGCGCAATGAAAGACTTTTGAAGGAGATGCTAGAATCTGAAGCTGTAGCTCCAGCACCTCTTAGCGAAAAGAACTTCGTTCCTAAGACCATTTTTGAGAAGAATGTGTCCCCATCCTTAGTAAAAGATGAATGA